GGCGCGCAGTCCGGCCCGAACGCTGCGCCGCCGAAAAACACAAAATACCCGGAGCTGGCTGCAGCGCCGGGTACCTACGTGCTCGTTAAGTAGCGATTACTTCTTCGAGCTGGTTTTCTTCGTCGCGCGCTTTGCCGGCTTGGCGGGTGCGGCGGCGGCTTTGGCTGCGACGGATTGCGCCTTGGCGAGACGCGATTTCTTTCGCCCAGCTTTGTTCTTGTGGATGACGCCGCGCTTTGCAGCTTTGTCGAATTCGGATGCGACCTCGCGAGCGAGCGCACTATCGGGTTGCTGATCAAGAGCCTTCTTGTACAGCGTCTTCAGGCGCGTCTTGGTGTCGAGGTTGCGAACGCGACGTTTCGTCGATTGCCGGACCCACTTCTTGGCAGCTTTAATGTTAGGCACGTCGCGTACTATATCAGTTCTTGCGAGGCCGGCGCAATAATGAAGGCGTGCGCTGATGGCGATGGGCCGAGCGTGTTCGGGCGCCCCGCGCGAAGCGTGGGGGGCGCGCAGGCCTGAGGCCGGAGTGCCTATTCATAACTGGAAAGGGGATCAGCGCGCTCCAAAATCAGTCTATAGCTCTCGTAGCGGCTGGTGGCGACCCGGCCCTCGCCGACGGCCAGGCGAACGACACACCCGGGCTCGGCCATGTGCGCGCAGTCCCGAAATCGGCATTGTGGAGCCAGCGGCGCGAATTCAACGAAAGCCTGCGTCAGCTCGGATGCGGGAATGTCGCCTAATTCGAATGCACCGACGCCGGGACTATCGATCAAGAAGCCCGAGCCCAAGCGAAGCAGGCGAGCTGCGGTTGTCGTTTGGCGCCCGCGTCCGTGGCGCGAAACCTCACCGACTTCCGTTATGCCGCCGAAGGCGCGATAGATCGAGCTTTTGCCGACGCCTGATTGTCCGACCAGCAGCGCATGTGCGTCGCCAAGTGCGGTTCGTAAAATTTCGATTCCCTCGCCGCGTTTGGGCTGCAATTCGAATGCGCGATATCCGAGCGACCTATATAATTCGAGGATGCGCTGCGCATCGCTGCCGTCGGTGAGGTCTACCTTCGTGAGCAAGAGGAGCACCGAGCGTTCTTGGAGCTCCGCAAATGCGATCAGCTGATCTACCATGGAAAGGCGAAGCGGAGGATCGATGATCGCAGCCACAATCGCAATCGTGTCGACATTCGCGGCCATCGTTTTTGTTCGGCCGGTTACGGTGCGCCGCTGGAGCTCGAAGGTGCGCGGTTCGACGCGATCCACGACGACGGTGCCATCTTCATGCGGCCGGACATCGACGAGATCGCCGAGCAATAGCATAGACTGCATGTTTTCGCCTTTGCGACGCAACGACGCGAGACGCGGCATCTCTTCGTCGTCGAGCACGACCCAGGCGCTATTTCGCCCGACACGAACAACGCGCGCACGCATGAGCTTGTCATTGTCATGCGGAAGATTGCTGTCGCTTTGGATAGGCTCTCCCACCTCGTGTTCGAGATTGATGACCCGCGGGAAAGCGCTACGGTTTTACTCGCACTTTGGGGACGTGGTAAACCGGTGGGCGTAAAAAGCTGCGAGCAGAGGACCGGCGCGCTCATTGTGCGCGTCGACCCGGCTATTACACCGCCGGACCTCGTGCGCCATCTCGTCGAGATCGAACGTCGCCGTTTTGCCGGCTCAAAAACCGCCGGAGTGCAGGCCCTCGAGGATGATCAGCTCGCACGCCTCGTCGCGAAAGCAATCAAAGAGCCCGATCTGGACGAGAACCGGATTATCGAGCATCTCGTCCCTGAGCTGGACGCGCGATGACGAGCTTTAGTATCCCGGCACTGGGGACGTTCCCGGTCGGCTTGCTCGATCTGCTCGACGTCGCCGTCACCGGCGTCCTCATCTATTATTTCCTGTTGCTGATCCGTGGGACGCGCGCGGTGCAGATCATGGTCGGCCTGTTCGTGCTCGTCGTCTTGCTGGCGGCGGCCAAGGTGCTGCATTTACTCTTGCTCTCGACCGTAATGCAGTATGTCGTCATCGCGATCGCCGTGACGCTGCCCATCGTCTTTCAGCCCGAGCTGCGCCGTGCACTGGAACAGATTGGCCGAGGTGGTTTTCTAGCGGCGCTCAACCCGGCCGACGATCCGGCGCGCAACGACGAACTGATGGCAATGTTGGCCGCCACTGCCGAAGCCCTTTCGAGCTCGCGGACCGGGGCGCTGATCGTGATCGAGCAAACGACGGGTCTGGGCGAGATCATCGAGGCCGGAACGCGGCTCGACGCGCTGACCTCCGTCGACTTGCTGCTCTCGATTTTCGCGCGCGCCAGCGCGCTGCACGACGGCGCCGTCATCATTCAACATGGCCGCGTCTCCGCAGCGAGCTGCTATCTACCGCTTTCCGAGACGATCACCGACCGGCACGTCGGAACACGGCACCGGGCCGCGATGGGACTCTCGGAACAAACGGACGCGGTCGTGCTGGTGGTCTCGGAGCAAACCGGAGCAATCTCGATCGCGCGCGGCGGGCGTCTTTCGCGCGAGATTGCGGATCAAGAACGGCTACGCCGCGTGCTTTTGGCAGTCACCCGGCCGCCGCGCGCACGGCGTCAGAAGTCCCCCAACCTACTCGAACGGATGAGAACGCGAATTCCACGTGCTGCAAGCCTTACGGAAAAACTTCGGACTTAAGCTGTTCAGCTTGGCGCTGGCGCTCGGCGGATGGGCCTATTTCCGTTTTCTCGCGGCACCGGCGCTCAGCGACCCGTTCGAACACGTCGGCATCCCGGTGAGCGTCAATGGGCTCCCCGCGCGGAACACGACACCCTGTCCGACTAAGTAAGGGGGATGGGTCGTCTTTTCGGGACCGATGGCGTCCGCGGAGTTGCGAACGCCGATCTAACCCCTGAGCTTGCCTTCAGCATCGGCCGCGCGACCGGAGCCGTTTTGGCGCATAAAGCTGATATCGTGCATCCCGTCGTCGTCGGTCGCGACACGCGTGTTTCAGGGTCGATGCTCGAGGCGGCGATCGTCGCCGGGATCACGTCGACCGGACGGAACGTCATCACGATCGGCGTGATACCAACCCCAGGCGTCGCGCGTATAACGACGGCAATCGACGCTGCCGCCGGCGTCATGATCAGCGCCTCGCACAATCCGATCGAGGACAACGGAATCAAGATCTTCGGCCCGGACGGTTTCAAACTGACGGATGCCGAGGAAGATGAAATCGCAGGCCTCATCGACTCCGATGATTTGCCGCGTCCGACGCATTTGGACGTGGGCATGGCTTCCGTGAGTCACGGTCTCGCCGAACGCTACGCTTCGGCGTTACTCGAAGCCGGGAGCGATCTGCGCGGGCTGACCGTCGTTGTTGACGCGGCCTTCGGCGCCGCGTTCGAGGTCGGACCGTACGTGCTGCGCAAGCTCGGCGCAACCGTCGTTGCAATTAACGCCGAAAACGACGGATCGCGGATCAACGTGAAGTGCGGGGCAACCGATATGGCGCCGCTCCAAGCCGCAGTTCGCGCACGAGGCGGCGGAAAGGTTCTCGGCGTGGCGTTCGACGGCGATGCGGATCGTGCACTGTTCGTTGACGAACGTGGCGAAAAGTTAACCGGCGATCACGTTATGTTAATTCTTTCGCGAGAAATGCAGCGAGAGGGAAAGCTTCCCGGCGCGACGGTCGTCGGAACCGTGATGAGCAACGTCGGTCTGGAAGTCGCGATGAGACGTGAAGGAATCACGCTCGAGCGCACGCCCGTCGGTGATCGCTACGTTCTCGAACGCATGCGCGCCGGCGAGTTTCGTTTCGGCGGTGAACAGTCGGGCCACATTATCGACCTGACGCGCAACACCACGGGCGACGGATTGCTAACCGCAGTGAGTTTGTTCGGTTCGGTCGTTCGCAGCGGACGAACGCTGCACGAGCTCGCCACGGATCTCATCGAGTTTCCACAGATTTTGGTCAACGTGCGCGTCGAGTCGGAGAAAGAGAAGATTGCGGGTACTCCTGCAGTCGCAGCGGCGATCGAACGCGCGGAGCGCGCGCTGGCCGGCGTAGGAAGAATCCTCGTACGACCGTCGGGAACCGAGCCATTAGTTCGTGTCATGCTCGAGGGTCCGGATTCGGACCAAATCGGACGTTTGGCAGCCGAAATCGCCGAGGCAATCCGGGGGGCAACGCTCGCGTAGGTTGCCGAGAACGGCGAGGAAGGATGGGGGAATGCCCCTGCCAAAACCGCGTCCTCGACCCCCCTTTGAGGGGGACGCTCTTATAGCTGAGTCCGGATCGGGTGGTTCGGAGCGGGGGAAACCAGGCAGGGGTGAACGCGCCGGTCGGCGCGAGGGCAATCTTTCAGTCCTAACCCGACAACTAACCCCGTAAGCGACCGAAAGAAGGAGCCCTTTTGCGCGTATTTGCGACGGGTTTTGTCGCACTAGTTATTGCAGCGTTATGTTATAGCGCTTGCGATGCCCGTACATACACGGTTGCACCCGGCGATACGATCACGTCGATCGCCGAATCCCACAATATCAGCGTCAATGAGCTGGCTCGCCTGAATCAGCTTGAAGGGACCGACGTGCGGGCCGGCACCGTTCTGGTGCTGGATGAAGAGACGAGCGTCCCACTGGATCCGCAGGTCATCGCTGCCGCGCGCAAAGCTGCGCTCGCCGCGGAGTCCTCGCTGGTTCCCAGCCAAGAGGGAACCGATGTCGCGCTTTGGGCGCCGTCGGCTCCGGATTCAAAGAAGTCCGCGTTGCGCCGGCTGGCTGAAGGCATCGCGGCACGTACCACGCAGATCGCCGCAAGGCTCACGAAGAGCGCGATGCGGTTCCTGGGTGTGCCGTACGTGTTCGGCGGGACATCCACGTCCGGCTTTGATTGCTCCGGCTATGTACAGCACGTTTTTGCGATGCTCGGCATTCATCTGCCGCGAACCGCGGATGCGCAGTACGAAGTCGGCAAGAAGGTCGCGCACCTGGAATCAGGGGACCTGGTCTTCTTCCAAACGTATACGTATGGAGCGTCCCACGTCGGGATATATCTTGGTCACGGTCGGTTCGTACACAGTTCGAGCAGCCATGGTGTTGAGGTAAGCGCGCTTCACGATGCATACTGGTCCTCGCGTTACTTGGGAGCAAAGCGGATCCTCGTCGCAAGAAACTAACACCGATGAATACGCGCGGGCGGCCACGGCATATCTTGCCTGGCCTCTTGCCGTTTTCGAGCTGACGCGACGCGCACCGGGGAGCTTGTGGTATCGCGCGCATCTGCGCCAAGCGACGGTCCTCGGCGCGATCATTTGGTTCGCGCTCTTCGTCGTGCTGGCGTTGCCGCTCGTCTTGTTCGTCATTCTAGGCGGCCCACCCGAGACGCTGACGATCGAGATATACTCCGCGGCACTCGTCGTCGACATCATCGTCTTCGCGGCGGCAGCGTTCATCGTCATCAGTTCTGCCGTACGAGCCTCTCACGGTGAGCTTTTCTCGATACCTCTGATCACGCCGCTGAGCGAGCGTCTCTTCTTGCGGAGGCGCGGGTAGGAGAACTTTCTCGGGCCCGGAACGATGGGTCCGCCGTAACGGCACGATGGGGCGTAGCCAAGTTGGTAAGGCACCAGACTTTGACTCTGGCATGCGTTGGTTCGAGTCCAGCCGCCCCAGCATTCCATCTTCATCAGAGGTAGGCCGTCGCGCAAAGCGAACGCGCGGGGCGAGGGACAGAGCTTGCACATCGACGATCTCAATATCCATCTACGCAGCTCAGACGACGAGACGCAAATATTCGAGCTCAAAGGCAGCCTTGATATTGCGACCTCGCCAACCGTGCGCGCCGCGCTGCTCGACGCAGCGGAGCGCGGGCAGCACCGGATCGTCGTCGATCTTTCGGGTCTCGACTTCATAGATTCGACGGGTCTCGGTGCGCTGATCGGTAGCCAACGCCGCGCCAAAGAGAACAATGGTGAGGTTCGTCTTGTCGCGCGTGAAGGTCAGATTCTACGGTTGCTTCGGATTACCGGATTGCTAACGGTCTTCGGCGTCTATCACACGCTCGATGATGCGCTTGCCGGTTCCAGACGAATCGAAGGGCTGTAAGCCGCATACGCTTCGTCGAGCATCTCGACGACGTGCTTGATCGAAATCTCGGCGCCGGCTTCGCGCAGGCCGGCGGCCATTTGCATCGCGCAGCCGGGGTTTGCCGTGACTACGATCTCGGGCGTCACGCGCATGATGTTTGCGACTTTGCGCTTCTGGAGCCGCTCGGCCATCTCGGGCTGCGTGAGATTGTAGATCCCGGCGCTTCCACAGCAGAGTGAGCTCTCGGGCATCTCGCGCAAGCGCAATCCCGGAATCTTCGCGAGCAGGCGCCGGGGCGCGCCGGCGATGCGCTGTGCGTGAACGAGATGACAGGGATCCTGATACGTGATGGTGCGTTCGATCGCGCCCAGATCGGGCGAGATCCCGACCTCGTCGAGCCATTCCGTGACGTCGCGAACCTGCGCTGAAAAGGCGGCGGCGCGCTGCGCCCACTCGGGATCGTCTTCGAAGAGATTCCCATACTCTTTCAGCGTCGAGCCGCAACCGGCCGCATTTATAATGTAGACGTCGGCGCCTGAGCCCTCGAACGCCGTGATATTCCGCTTGGCGAGCTGGCGTCCGCGCTCCATTTCGCCCGCATGAATATTGATCGCGCCGCAACATCCTTGGCCGCTCGGCGCGACAACGTCGCAGCCGGCCTTTTGAAGAACGCGCACCGTTGCTTCGTCGACGTTCGCGAAGGCGACGTGCATTACGCAGCCGGCGTGCATGAAAACCGTGGCTTTACGCTTGCCTTCTGCGCTCCAGCGCTGGTCGCGGGGAACGAAGAAGCGATCGGAGATCCGCGGCGCGAGCTTTTCTGAATCCTCGAGATGCAAGACCCGTAACAATCCGGTCGCGCGCGCGAGTGATTGCAAGCCAAGTTTTTGCGATAAGCGTAGAAGCGTCGCGACGAAACGCAACAGCGCCATGCTCGAGAAAACGCGGTCGAGCAAGAACCAGCGTAGCGTTCGAACATGCCACGGTTGACGTGCGGCAGTCGCGCGTTGCACTTGCGTGCGTGCCGGCTCGAGCAAACGGCCGTACTCGACGCCGGAAGGGCAGACAGCTTCGCATGCGCGGCAATCCAGACACTCCGACATCTGATGCACGAAGCCGGGGCTCGTGAGATTGAGGCGGCCCTCTGCGACGGCTTTGATCAGCGCGATACGGCCGCGCGGTCCCGATGTTTCGACCAGCGTTTCGACGTAGGTCGGGCACGTTGGAAGGCAGAGGCCGCAGCGCACGCAGCGATTGAAAACGTCGGCCGGCGGAATGTCGGGGGCGGTAAAACTCAAGAGGTAACTCCAGGCAACGTGAACGCGTCGACCCCGCCGGGATCAGGGAATATCTTGCCTGGGTTCATGATCCCGAGCGGATCGAGTGCGTTCTTGATTGCGCGCATCACGCGCAAGGCTTCGGGTCCGACGTCCATCTCCATAAACTGCTTCTTGAGCAATCCAATCCCATGCTCGCCCGAAAGCGTTCCGCCGAGATCGACGGCGGTTTCGAATATCTCGCGCGCGGCTTCGCGTACGCGTTTCATCTCTTCGGCGTCGCGACGATCGCACAAGATGTTCGGGTGAAGATTCCCGTCGCCGGCGTGTCCGAACACCGGGATGATGACGTTGTTTCTGGCGGCGATCGTGCGAACGCGCGCGATCATCTCCGGGATCGCACTGCGCGGGATCGAGATATCTTCGCCGAGGCGATGGGGACGTTTGCGCGCGAGAGCCGGTGCGATGACGCGCCTCGCCGCCCACAGACGATCGCTATCGGCCTGCGAGTGCGCGACGCGAATCTCGCCGGCACCGTTCGCGCGCGCAATGCGTTCGATCTCGGCTGACTCGGCATCCAGGGCTGCTTCGTGATCGCCGTCGACCGCGAAAAGCAAGATCGCGTCCGCTTCCAACGGCAATCCGGCCGGCGAAAACTCTTCGAGGCACTGCATCGTCAGATTGTCGAGCAACTCGATCGAGGTTGGGATCAAGCCGGCGGCCATCACCGCCGTGACGGTGCGTGCAGCATCGTCGATCTTCGCGAACGTTGCCATCGCCGTGCGACTGAACTTCGGTTTTGGAATCAGGCGCAACGTTATCTCAGTAATCGTGCCGAGCGTGCCTTCGGATCCGGTGAAGAGCGCGCGCAGGTCGTACCCTGTTACGTTTTTCACCATCTTGCCGCCGGTGCGGAAAACTGCACCGTCGGGCAGCACGATTTCTAGCGCTTGTACGTAGTTGCTCGTCACGCCGTACTTCAAGCACCGCGCACCGCCCGCGTTCTCGGCTACGTTGCCGCCGATCGCGGATTGTTTGTAGCTCGAAGGATCGGGTGGATAGAAGAGGCCTCGCGCTTCGACCGCGCTCTGCAAATCCGCATTGATGACGCCGGGCTGGACAACCGCGACGTGGTTCGT
Above is a genomic segment from Candidatus Baltobacteraceae bacterium containing:
- the rpsT gene encoding 30S ribosomal protein S20; the encoded protein is MPNIKAAKKWVRQSTKRRVRNLDTKTRLKTLYKKALDQQPDSALAREVASEFDKAAKRGVIHKNKAGRKKSRLAKAQSVAAKAAAAPAKPAKRATKKTSSKK
- the rsgA gene encoding ribosome small subunit-dependent GTPase A, whose translation is MGEPIQSDSNLPHDNDKLMRARVVRVGRNSAWVVLDDEEMPRLASLRRKGENMQSMLLLGDLVDVRPHEDGTVVVDRVEPRTFELQRRTVTGRTKTMAANVDTIAIVAAIIDPPLRLSMVDQLIAFAELQERSVLLLLTKVDLTDGSDAQRILELYRSLGYRAFELQPKRGEGIEILRTALGDAHALLVGQSGVGKSSIYRAFGGITEVGEVSRHGRGRQTTTAARLLRLGSGFLIDSPGVGAFELGDIPASELTQAFVEFAPLAPQCRFRDCAHMAEPGCVVRLAVGEGRVATSRYESYRLILERADPLSSYE
- the cdaA gene encoding diadenylate cyclase CdaA produces the protein MTSFSIPALGTFPVGLLDLLDVAVTGVLIYYFLLLIRGTRAVQIMVGLFVLVVLLAAAKVLHLLLLSTVMQYVVIAIAVTLPIVFQPELRRALEQIGRGGFLAALNPADDPARNDELMAMLAATAEALSSSRTGALIVIEQTTGLGEIIEAGTRLDALTSVDLLLSIFARASALHDGAVIIQHGRVSAASCYLPLSETITDRHVGTRHRAAMGLSEQTDAVVLVVSEQTGAISIARGGRLSREIADQERLRRVLLAVTRPPRARRQKSPNLLERMRTRIPRAASLTEKLRT
- the glmM gene encoding phosphoglucosamine mutase; protein product: MGRLFGTDGVRGVANADLTPELAFSIGRATGAVLAHKADIVHPVVVGRDTRVSGSMLEAAIVAGITSTGRNVITIGVIPTPGVARITTAIDAAAGVMISASHNPIEDNGIKIFGPDGFKLTDAEEDEIAGLIDSDDLPRPTHLDVGMASVSHGLAERYASALLEAGSDLRGLTVVVDAAFGAAFEVGPYVLRKLGATVVAINAENDGSRINVKCGATDMAPLQAAVRARGGGKVLGVAFDGDADRALFVDERGEKLTGDHVMLILSREMQREGKLPGATVVGTVMSNVGLEVAMRREGITLERTPVGDRYVLERMRAGEFRFGGEQSGHIIDLTRNTTGDGLLTAVSLFGSVVRSGRTLHELATDLIEFPQILVNVRVESEKEKIAGTPAVAAAIERAERALAGVGRILVRPSGTEPLVRVMLEGPDSDQIGRLAAEIAEAIRGATLA
- a CDS encoding NlpC/P60 family protein; translation: MRVFATGFVALVIAALCYSACDARTYTVAPGDTITSIAESHNISVNELARLNQLEGTDVRAGTVLVLDEETSVPLDPQVIAAARKAALAAESSLVPSQEGTDVALWAPSAPDSKKSALRRLAEGIAARTTQIAARLTKSAMRFLGVPYVFGGTSTSGFDCSGYVQHVFAMLGIHLPRTADAQYEVGKKVAHLESGDLVFFQTYTYGASHVGIYLGHGRFVHSSSSHGVEVSALHDAYWSSRYLGAKRILVARN
- a CDS encoding STAS domain-containing protein gives rise to the protein MHIDDLNIHLRSSDDETQIFELKGSLDIATSPTVRAALLDAAERGQHRIVVDLSGLDFIDSTGLGALIGSQRRAKENNGEVRLVAREGQILRLLRITGLLTVFGVYHTLDDALAGSRRIEGL
- a CDS encoding heterodisulfide reductase-related iron-sulfur binding cluster, producing the protein MSFTAPDIPPADVFNRCVRCGLCLPTCPTYVETLVETSGPRGRIALIKAVAEGRLNLTSPGFVHQMSECLDCRACEAVCPSGVEYGRLLEPARTQVQRATAARQPWHVRTLRWFLLDRVFSSMALLRFVATLLRLSQKLGLQSLARATGLLRVLHLEDSEKLAPRISDRFFVPRDQRWSAEGKRKATVFMHAGCVMHVAFANVDEATVRVLQKAGCDVVAPSGQGCCGAINIHAGEMERGRQLAKRNITAFEGSGADVYIINAAGCGSTLKEYGNLFEDDPEWAQRAAAFSAQVRDVTEWLDEVGISPDLGAIERTITYQDPCHLVHAQRIAGAPRRLLAKIPGLRLREMPESSLCCGSAGIYNLTQPEMAERLQKRKVANIMRVTPEIVVTANPGCAMQMAAGLREAGAEISIKHVVEMLDEAYAAYSPSIRLEPASASSSV
- a CDS encoding FAD-linked oxidase C-terminal domain-containing protein → MRTDVSPNVLDELREIAGDSHVLTADEDLLTYGFDGTWYDQRPLAVVLPANTAEVSAIHKLATRERLAITPRALGSGLSGGAVPLSGSLILSIVRMNAILEIDETNHVAVVQPGVINADLQSAVEARGLFYPPDPSSYKQSAIGGNVAENAGGARCLKYGVTSNYVQALEIVLPDGAVFRTGGKMVKNVTGYDLRALFTGSEGTLGTITEITLRLIPKPKFSRTAMATFAKIDDAARTVTAVMAAGLIPTSIELLDNLTMQCLEEFSPAGLPLEADAILLFAVDGDHEAALDAESAEIERIARANGAGEIRVAHSQADSDRLWAARRVIAPALARKRPHRLGEDISIPRSAIPEMIARVRTIAARNNVIIPVFGHAGDGNLHPNILCDRRDAEEMKRVREAAREIFETAVDLGGTLSGEHGIGLLKKQFMEMDVGPEALRVMRAIKNALDPLGIMNPGKIFPDPGGVDAFTLPGVTS